The Sulfurovum riftiae genome includes a window with the following:
- a CDS encoding NAD(P)/FAD-dependent oxidoreductase, which translates to MDHKYIEKMLSKMDEDLSKNGMSRRDAMKLAGIAGAGMFMGGATAASAAEEAAAKSNAKGKIVIVGGGLAGMSTAARLTLNLKNPDITVIEPQELSVSYQPGQTLVGAGIWDEDDIAYKRDDFVPDGVKIIKERAILFNPQENKLTTDKGTVVSYDYLILATGLHLDFERIRGLEEAGRAMSAGDNERLLKALGDDGICSIYTAKGATKTWEQMQKYIAQAKSGKKTKFVFTHPNTPVKCGGAPKKIMYLTNARLKEAGARENAELTFYPNGGAMFGVPEYHDAILGQFKREDFKWHYRHNLIEVDKEKKIAVFDAKWQEKGPWDPVLKDFEVIPKHEKVRVPYDFLHITPPQLAPREIAESDLGSAKGWVPVNKETLQHIRYENVFSLGDVAQVPMGKTGGSARKQYKVVVENLIALMNGKKLESKYAGYTVCPLITDIGTVMLAEFDWTVKPTPSFPLDPTVERWIWWLMKVYALKPMTIYGMLSGRA; encoded by the coding sequence ATGGATCATAAATATATTGAAAAAATGTTATCGAAGATGGATGAAGATCTTTCGAAAAATGGTATGAGTAGAAGAGATGCCATGAAATTGGCCGGTATCGCTGGTGCCGGTATGTTCATGGGTGGTGCAACTGCTGCTTCTGCAGCTGAAGAAGCAGCAGCTAAGAGCAATGCCAAGGGTAAAATTGTTATTGTTGGCGGCGGTCTTGCCGGTATGAGTACGGCTGCAAGGTTGACACTCAACTTGAAAAACCCGGATATTACGGTGATCGAGCCTCAGGAACTGTCTGTCTCTTACCAGCCGGGGCAAACATTGGTAGGTGCCGGTATTTGGGATGAAGATGATATTGCCTACAAGAGAGATGATTTTGTGCCAGATGGAGTAAAGATCATTAAAGAGAGAGCGATCCTTTTTAACCCGCAAGAGAATAAACTGACAACAGACAAAGGTACAGTAGTTTCGTATGACTACCTTATCCTTGCAACAGGATTACATCTTGATTTCGAGAGAATCAGAGGGTTGGAAGAAGCTGGTCGTGCGATGTCCGCGGGAGATAATGAAAGACTTCTCAAAGCTTTGGGAGATGATGGTATCTGTTCTATCTATACTGCCAAAGGTGCGACAAAAACCTGGGAGCAGATGCAAAAGTATATTGCGCAGGCAAAATCCGGTAAAAAAACCAAATTTGTATTTACGCACCCTAACACACCAGTCAAGTGTGGTGGTGCACCGAAGAAGATCATGTATTTGACAAATGCCAGACTGAAAGAAGCTGGTGCCAGAGAGAATGCCGAATTGACTTTTTACCCGAACGGTGGAGCTATGTTCGGTGTTCCTGAGTATCATGATGCGATCCTTGGGCAATTCAAGAGAGAAGATTTCAAGTGGCATTATAGACATAATCTTATAGAGGTCGATAAAGAGAAGAAGATTGCTGTATTTGATGCCAAATGGCAGGAGAAGGGTCCCTGGGATCCTGTTCTGAAAGACTTTGAAGTTATTCCCAAGCATGAGAAAGTAAGAGTGCCGTATGACTTCCTGCATATCACACCACCGCAGCTTGCGCCAAGAGAGATCGCAGAATCAGACCTTGGATCGGCTAAAGGTTGGGTACCTGTTAACAAAGAGACACTTCAGCACATCAGATACGAGAATGTATTCTCGTTGGGAGATGTTGCTCAGGTACCTATGGGTAAAACAGGTGGATCTGCAAGAAAGCAGTACAAAGTTGTTGTAGAGAATCTTATCGCACTTATGAATGGCAAGAAGCTTGAATCGAAATATGCCGGATATACTGTTTGTCCATTGATCACAGATATCGGTACGGTAATGCTTGCAGAGTTTGACTGGACGGTAAAACCAACACCTTCATTCCCTCTTGACCCAACGGTAGAGAGATGGATCTGGTGGTTGATGAAAGTGTATGCCTTGAAGCCTATGACCATTTACGGAATGCTTTCCGGTAGAGCATAA
- the soxC gene encoding sulfite dehydrogenase has translation MNKKQEEKLTSASRRDFFKKTASVSAVAATSIVAPSTVLADDENIIHHVKWGTTLGDECNKNPYGVPSLYEHNVVRRTSALMSSAGDMHAAISMTPIAELEGIIVPNGLHFTRTHNGVAHVDPNKWRLMIHGLVEKPIVLTLDELKRYPSESRILFLECPSNSAAEWKGPQFGTAQFVKGMMSCAEWTGVRLKTILDELGLKPEAKWMLAEGSDGSEMSRTLPVEKVLDDVMIVYAQNGEALRDEQGYPVRLMAPGWEANLCVKWLKRLEFGDEPWHAKEETSKYTVLTPSGRAIQHFYALETNSIITSPAPEKDWTDLKKGDLVEIEGLAWSGYGTIKGVDISFDGGKNWVEAQLKGLVLPKCWTRFSYMYKYEGKPLLLQSRSYDDSGDVQPTVNQEKAVVGVEGVYHRNAIITWKVAANGEVSNVQIRS, from the coding sequence TTGAATAAAAAGCAAGAAGAAAAATTAACATCTGCCAGCAGAAGAGATTTTTTCAAAAAAACTGCATCTGTAAGTGCTGTTGCTGCTACCAGTATAGTGGCTCCAAGTACAGTGCTTGCCGATGATGAAAATATTATTCATCATGTAAAGTGGGGAACTACTTTGGGTGATGAGTGTAATAAAAACCCTTATGGTGTGCCATCATTGTATGAGCATAATGTCGTAAGAAGAACATCGGCACTTATGTCTTCGGCAGGAGATATGCATGCTGCTATCTCAATGACACCGATCGCTGAACTTGAAGGTATTATTGTACCGAACGGATTGCACTTTACGCGTACACACAATGGTGTTGCACATGTCGATCCGAACAAATGGAGATTGATGATCCATGGTTTGGTCGAAAAACCGATCGTTCTTACGCTGGATGAGCTCAAGAGATACCCGAGCGAAAGCAGGATCCTTTTCCTGGAGTGTCCGTCAAACTCTGCAGCAGAGTGGAAAGGCCCACAGTTCGGAACGGCTCAGTTTGTAAAAGGGATGATGTCCTGTGCCGAGTGGACAGGTGTTCGTCTTAAAACAATACTTGATGAACTTGGTCTTAAGCCTGAAGCGAAATGGATGCTTGCAGAAGGTTCAGACGGTTCAGAAATGAGTAGAACACTACCGGTTGAAAAAGTACTTGATGATGTCATGATCGTCTATGCACAAAATGGTGAAGCATTACGTGACGAGCAGGGATATCCGGTTCGTCTCATGGCACCGGGCTGGGAAGCGAACCTCTGTGTAAAGTGGTTGAAGAGACTAGAGTTCGGTGATGAACCATGGCATGCAAAAGAGGAGACATCCAAATATACTGTGTTGACTCCAAGCGGAAGAGCGATCCAGCATTTCTATGCACTGGAAACGAACTCTATCATTACTTCTCCGGCACCGGAAAAAGACTGGACAGACCTTAAAAAGGGTGACCTTGTCGAGATCGAAGGTCTGGCATGGAGCGGTTATGGGACCATAAAAGGTGTAGATATCAGCTTTGACGGCGGTAAAAACTGGGTAGAAGCACAGCTTAAAGGTTTGGTTCTTCCTAAGTGTTGGACGAGATTCTCCTACATGTATAAGTATGAGGGTAAACCATTGTTGCTGCAAAGTCGTTCTTATGATGACTCAGGTGATGTTCAGCCGACTGTCAATCAGGAAAAAGCTGTTGTAGGTGTTGAAGGTGTATATCACAGAAATGCCATTATTACATGGAAAGTAGCTGCAAATGGGGAGGTTAGCAATGTTCAAATTAGATCGTAA
- a CDS encoding c-type cytochrome — translation MFKLDRKLITLGMTLALSSTLAMAAASQQCIPGVYESKPGAIDGGVIYPRKNGVYTAYRYNTQSTKGIWFGRTPTKNEIKAWDVDARPDGKGLPEGEGSVELGDELFEAQCAICHGEFGGGGKGYPQLAGGNMEKDENGVIKTLKNQREYGKTDAPKRTVGTYWPYATTLFTYIRDAMPYAHPKSLTNDEVYAITAYILAQNEIEIDGEELDDDYVLNREKLVKVVLPNKDGFYPDIDGPKGPANVKAFFANRPKNIGMGKRCMKDCKDPGGQDGKTEPFVVKIKYEMKDVVPPYAYAKDLPPETDAGNVSKGEKLYEASCKLCHGNDTMGAPAVGDADAWKTVMKKGMDEVLKNAINGTGGMPPKGGNMDLSDEDIKEIVDYMVGASK, via the coding sequence ATGTTCAAATTAGATCGTAAATTAATCACTCTTGGTATGACATTGGCACTGAGCTCAACGCTTGCTATGGCTGCTGCAAGTCAGCAATGTATACCGGGTGTATATGAGTCAAAGCCCGGTGCCATTGACGGTGGTGTGATTTATCCGAGAAAAAACGGTGTTTACACTGCATACAGATATAACACACAGAGTACAAAAGGCATTTGGTTTGGTAGAACACCTACCAAAAATGAGATAAAAGCATGGGATGTAGATGCTCGCCCGGATGGCAAAGGATTGCCTGAAGGTGAAGGTTCTGTTGAACTTGGAGATGAACTCTTCGAAGCACAATGTGCCATTTGTCATGGTGAGTTTGGTGGAGGCGGAAAAGGGTATCCTCAACTTGCTGGCGGAAATATGGAAAAAGATGAAAATGGTGTAATAAAAACACTTAAAAACCAAAGAGAATACGGCAAAACAGATGCTCCTAAAAGAACAGTAGGAACTTATTGGCCATATGCTACTACGCTTTTCACATATATCAGAGATGCAATGCCATATGCGCATCCTAAATCTTTGACCAATGATGAAGTGTATGCGATCACCGCGTATATCCTTGCTCAAAATGAGATAGAGATAGATGGTGAAGAGTTGGATGATGACTATGTTCTAAACAGAGAAAAACTTGTAAAAGTGGTTCTTCCGAACAAGGATGGTTTCTATCCGGATATCGATGGCCCAAAAGGCCCAGCAAACGTAAAAGCATTCTTTGCTAATCGTCCCAAGAATATCGGTATGGGTAAAAGATGTATGAAGGATTGTAAAGATCCAGGTGGTCAGGATGGTAAAACGGAACCTTTCGTAGTCAAGATCAAGTACGAAATGAAAGATGTTGTGCCTCCATATGCGTATGCTAAAGATCTTCCACCTGAAACAGATGCAGGAAATGTATCTAAAGGTGAGAAATTGTATGAGGCATCTTGTAAACTTTGTCATGGGAATGACACCATGGGTGCTCCTGCTGTCGGTGATGCGGATGCATGGAAAACAGTTATGAAAAAAGGTATGGATGAAGTCCTCAAGAATGCAATCAATGGTACAGGCGGTATGCCTCCAAAAGGTGGCAACATGGACCTTAGTGATGAAGACATCAAAGAGATCGTTGACTATATGGTAGGGGCAAGCAAATAA
- the soxY gene encoding thiosulfate oxidation carrier protein SoxY encodes MERRKFLGMGVVAAAAILAPMGNLYAVNFRETKPKAWEAAKSTDAIKALFGDGKLEKSDKIKFVAPKLAENGGSIPITLKSDLDIETIALFQDANPRSLSVVFSVPEGQKVDYSFRIKMRQTALVTIVAKTRDGKLLTTGKEIDVSIGGCGG; translated from the coding sequence ATGGAAAGAAGAAAATTTTTAGGTATGGGTGTTGTAGCAGCAGCTGCTATTCTGGCACCAATGGGAAATCTGTATGCAGTAAACTTCAGAGAAACCAAGCCAAAGGCCTGGGAGGCAGCAAAATCAACAGATGCGATTAAAGCATTGTTCGGTGACGGTAAACTTGAAAAATCAGATAAGATCAAATTCGTAGCACCTAAGCTTGCAGAAAATGGCGGATCTATTCCTATTACACTTAAAAGTGATCTGGATATTGAAACGATAGCACTTTTCCAAGATGCCAACCCAAGATCTTTGTCTGTTGTATTTTCCGTACCGGAAGGTCAGAAGGTAGACTACTCATTCAGAATCAAAATGAGACAAACTGCGTTGGTGACGATTGTAGCCAAGACCAGAGACGGAAAACTTTTAACAACAGGAAAAGAGATCGATGTATCTATCGGTGGTTGTGGAGGTTGA
- the soxZ gene encoding thiosulfate oxidation carrier complex protein SoxZ, translating into MGKMKIKAKEKNGVVQVKAMFKSLMADKEEAEKKKIDVQYIKRIVGKANGKIVFEADTSGFMSENPLIKFSFTGAKKGDELEFEITDNNGKTVTGKKKIK; encoded by the coding sequence ATGGGTAAAATGAAAATCAAAGCAAAAGAAAAAAATGGTGTTGTTCAAGTAAAAGCAATGTTCAAAAGCCTTATGGCAGATAAGGAAGAGGCAGAAAAAAAGAAAATTGATGTTCAATACATCAAGCGTATTGTAGGAAAAGCAAATGGCAAAATAGTTTTTGAAGCGGACACAAGTGGATTTATGTCAGAAAACCCTTTGATTAAATTCTCGTTCACGGGAGCCAAAAAAGGTGATGAGCTGGAATTTGAAATTACTGATAATAATGGCAAGACAGTGACAGGAAAGAAAAAAATCAAATAA
- a CDS encoding MBL fold metallo-hydrolase, with product MKTVLSIVLIVAFLAAMPFIGNKSIKVENPSKLDADGNFIVHEWVEPHEGKGPEWDYNLKPVQISERVWCFFGALEMPTKDNAGNMSNSCYIKGDDQWITWDTGPSYIFAKQAYAQMKKIADMPVKTVIISHEHDDHWLGNNYYKEVHGATIYGTELINENYYGPRHVEGKDYPGMQTRMIKALYQNAIRGTVLARVDKAFDETTKFTISGVNLEYVKVGYAHSEEDWFLYLPDDKVVLAADVVMNGRVTSNRDGIVIGQINAINAIRAREWEHLVPGHGFVTDKTAADESVKYFALLKDRVLEKMEDGVIADFITREVTLPEFKDKDLYWILSPGNVFRSYEELEMYDEDDLIDYSAEKNSNDEEDEEKEAA from the coding sequence ATGAAAACAGTATTAAGTATTGTTCTGATAGTGGCATTTCTTGCAGCAATGCCATTTATCGGGAATAAAAGTATCAAAGTTGAGAATCCAAGCAAACTCGATGCCGATGGCAACTTCATAGTTCATGAATGGGTAGAACCGCATGAAGGTAAAGGCCCTGAGTGGGATTATAACTTAAAGCCGGTACAGATAAGTGAAAGAGTATGGTGTTTCTTTGGTGCCTTGGAGATGCCAACAAAAGATAATGCCGGAAATATGTCGAACAGTTGTTATATCAAAGGGGACGATCAGTGGATCACCTGGGATACGGGACCTTCGTATATCTTCGCAAAGCAGGCATATGCACAAATGAAAAAAATTGCAGATATGCCTGTAAAAACTGTTATTATCAGTCATGAGCATGATGACCATTGGCTGGGTAACAATTACTATAAAGAAGTGCATGGTGCTACAATCTATGGTACAGAATTGATCAATGAGAATTACTATGGACCAAGACATGTAGAAGGGAAAGATTATCCTGGTATGCAGACAAGAATGATCAAAGCACTTTATCAGAACGCGATCAGAGGTACAGTACTTGCTCGTGTAGATAAAGCGTTTGACGAGACAACCAAATTTACTATTTCAGGTGTGAATCTTGAATATGTAAAAGTTGGCTATGCACACTCGGAAGAAGATTGGTTCCTTTATTTGCCGGACGATAAAGTAGTATTGGCCGCTGATGTTGTTATGAACGGCCGGGTGACTTCAAACAGAGACGGTATTGTTATCGGACAGATCAATGCGATTAATGCAATTCGGGCTAGAGAGTGGGAACACTTGGTTCCAGGACATGGATTTGTCACAGACAAGACAGCAGCAGATGAATCCGTAAAATATTTTGCATTGCTTAAAGACAGAGTTCTTGAAAAAATGGAAGATGGTGTGATTGCGGATTTTATTACAAGAGAAGTGACTCTGCCTGAGTTTAAAGACAAAGATCTGTATTGGATACTGAGTCCAGGAAACGTATTTAGATCGTATGAAGAACTGGAAATGTATGACGAAGATGATCTCATTGATTACAGTGCGGAAAAAAACAGTAACGATGAAGAAGATGAAGAAAAAGAGGCAGCGTAA
- a CDS encoding thioredoxin family protein: MLLTFVSMTLAGDVDLDQLVAEAKKTNKHILVFLHITGCNYCLKMQEWTFDDDRVIEAIKKDFIFVDINVRDKGLVSFDNMKVSKLKFAKEIGYPMYPSCLFFDKNGELVYDEVGYRDEEKFLDTLKLVSTKAYNDTE, from the coding sequence ATGCTTTTGACATTTGTCAGCATGACTCTTGCTGGTGATGTCGATCTTGATCAACTTGTAGCAGAAGCAAAAAAAACCAATAAACATATATTGGTTTTTTTGCACATTACAGGATGTAACTACTGCCTTAAAATGCAGGAGTGGACATTTGATGATGATAGAGTCATTGAGGCCATAAAAAAAGATTTTATTTTTGTAGATATCAATGTCAGAGACAAGGGTCTTGTATCCTTTGACAATATGAAAGTCAGCAAACTTAAATTCGCAAAAGAGATTGGCTACCCCATGTATCCAAGTTGTCTGTTTTTTGATAAAAATGGAGAACTTGTATATGATGAAGTAGGGTACAGAGATGAAGAGAAGTTTCTCGATACGCTGAAACTTGTCAGCACAAAAGCCTATAATGATACGGAGTAA
- a CDS encoding MOSC domain-containing protein, whose product MTKVGNVCFLFCSFVEGRARADELLLDTKGIIKDKHYNKNIERSVLLASMQSYALVKKQSIDVPYGVLGENLLMDYNPYHLPGGSRLKIGNVVLEISQHCTLCKGLAKVDAKLPKLLKNDRGIFAKVIEPGSIKDGDAIYLLD is encoded by the coding sequence ATGACCAAAGTTGGTAATGTTTGCTTCTTGTTCTGTTCCTTTGTTGAAGGTCGTGCGCGGGCTGATGAATTACTGCTGGATACCAAAGGTATCATAAAAGACAAGCATTATAATAAAAATATAGAGAGATCGGTTCTTCTTGCTTCGATGCAGAGCTATGCACTTGTAAAAAAGCAGAGTATTGATGTACCTTATGGTGTATTGGGCGAAAATCTTCTTATGGATTATAATCCATACCATCTTCCAGGCGGATCCAGACTCAAGATCGGTAATGTTGTTTTAGAGATCAGCCAGCACTGTACACTTTGCAAGGGGCTTGCGAAAGTAGATGCAAAACTGCCAAAACTGCTTAAAAATGATAGAGGTATTTTTGCCAAAGTAATAGAACCGGGAAGCATTAAAGATGGTGATGCCATCTATCTTTTAGACTGA
- a CDS encoding tetratricopeptide repeat protein: MKNLLFSMVILGVTLLFGHGPNYNLAEAAKKRGDYKGAIKYTLKQLDADIDTYGEYAKENIISYSKLGYYSEKTGAYEDALKYSFKALEIQKKCSKEEDKTIATAYNNIGGIYSKLGKYQDSLKYYFKSLEIQKRIFGENYRTSAVTYNNIAGAYRKLEKYTEALEYYTKALEIQKETLGKDHYSTALTHSNIGLVYFKLGKYKKALNELDKTLKIREKMFGKEHSITRKTQSNIEYVKKEMIKNSKKNHK, translated from the coding sequence ATGAAAAATCTATTATTCAGTATGGTTATTTTGGGGGTAACACTGCTTTTCGGACATGGCCCAAACTATAACCTTGCTGAAGCTGCCAAAAAAAGAGGTGATTACAAAGGGGCTATAAAATATACCCTTAAACAGCTGGATGCTGATATCGATACCTATGGGGAGTATGCAAAAGAGAACATCATCAGCTACTCAAAGCTGGGATACTATTCTGAAAAAACAGGAGCGTATGAGGATGCTCTGAAATACAGTTTCAAGGCTTTGGAAATACAAAAAAAATGCTCAAAAGAAGAGGATAAAACCATAGCTACCGCCTATAACAATATAGGGGGAATATACAGTAAGCTTGGAAAATACCAGGATTCACTTAAGTATTACTTTAAGTCATTAGAGATACAAAAGAGAATTTTTGGAGAAAATTACCGTACGTCAGCCGTTACCTACAATAATATAGCCGGAGCCTACCGCAAGCTGGAAAAGTATACAGAAGCACTTGAGTATTATACTAAAGCCCTGGAGATACAAAAGGAGACTTTAGGCAAAGATCATTATTCTACCGCTTTGACGCATAGCAATATAGGTTTGGTCTACTTTAAACTGGGGAAATATAAAAAGGCACTGAATGAATTGGATAAAACTTTAAAGATACGGGAAAAGATGTTTGGTAAAGAACATTCAATTACCAGGAAAACACAAAGCAATATCGAGTATGTAAAAAAAGAAATGATAAAAAATAGTAAAAAGAATCATAAATAA
- a CDS encoding DUF302 domain-containing protein, whose amino-acid sequence MKMNLKSLAVALLLTFGIAANAAQDIRIYTADNQGGKINAASIEKAFKDAGFYITGNNDMNKAFEAKFKQHTHDAYNLMTLHKKDAVTKIAEKYPSIALFTPLSMSIYTRKGEKTISVSSMSAAGIAKIAGIPADNADLVAYMKEVADVLAKAMPNGKFEELNYKMAKPEGDLVERFTMEMDVDEKDIEDELESLQEELEAGLETAGFVIAGFNKLGDDFAKAGNKTYDFFDAYSICKVAVIFEVSKTHPEAGAFAPCTFSMYKKKGEKTVHFAYPSVYNWISSIDVTDKASKDVLLKAQDAMNAAVNEATEE is encoded by the coding sequence ATGAAAATGAACTTGAAAAGTTTGGCAGTAGCATTATTGCTAACATTTGGAATAGCAGCAAATGCTGCACAGGATATCCGTATTTATACAGCAGATAACCAGGGCGGTAAGATCAATGCTGCGAGTATTGAGAAAGCATTTAAAGATGCAGGTTTTTACATTACCGGCAACAATGACATGAACAAGGCATTTGAGGCCAAATTCAAACAACATACACATGATGCCTATAATCTTATGACACTGCATAAAAAAGATGCCGTAACCAAAATAGCAGAGAAATATCCTTCTATAGCACTTTTCACGCCATTGAGTATGTCTATTTATACAAGAAAAGGCGAAAAGACCATTTCTGTATCCTCTATGTCTGCAGCAGGTATAGCTAAAATAGCCGGGATCCCTGCAGATAATGCTGACCTTGTTGCCTATATGAAAGAGGTTGCAGATGTATTGGCCAAAGCAATGCCAAATGGTAAATTTGAAGAACTTAATTATAAAATGGCCAAACCGGAAGGAGACCTTGTTGAAAGGTTCACTATGGAGATGGATGTAGATGAAAAAGATATTGAAGATGAACTGGAAAGTCTTCAAGAAGAGCTTGAAGCCGGACTTGAGACAGCCGGTTTTGTTATTGCAGGGTTTAACAAACTTGGCGATGACTTTGCTAAAGCCGGTAATAAAACCTATGATTTCTTTGATGCATACTCTATCTGTAAAGTAGCAGTGATCTTTGAAGTCTCCAAGACACATCCTGAAGCAGGTGCATTTGCCCCTTGTACATTTTCCATGTATAAGAAGAAAGGTGAAAAAACAGTACACTTCGCTTACCCGTCTGTCTATAACTGGATCAGTTCTATCGATGTAACAGACAAAGCATCAAAAGATGTGCTTCTTAAAGCGCAAGATGCGATGAATGCAGCTGTTAATGAGGCGACAGAGGAGTAA
- a CDS encoding c-type cytochrome: MKKVMLTAVLASVGLMTVGNAAPAEDGAALYMKKCSICHGPNADKTPIKNMKPIAGMKAEKIARILKFYQDDERIGHGYSENMVNSTVFLSQKAIDKIASYVSSLK, encoded by the coding sequence ATGAAAAAAGTTATGTTGACAGCGGTATTGGCAAGTGTCGGTTTGATGACAGTAGGGAATGCTGCACCAGCAGAAGATGGTGCAGCATTGTACATGAAAAAATGTTCGATCTGCCATGGTCCAAATGCTGATAAAACACCAATTAAGAATATGAAACCCATCGCTGGCATGAAGGCGGAGAAAATAGCACGTATATTGAAGTTCTATCAGGATGATGAGCGCATCGGGCATGGATACAGTGAGAACATGGTAAATTCAACTGTTTTTCTCTCTCAAAAAGCAATTGACAAGATTGCAAGCTATGTGAGTTCTTTAAAATAA
- a CDS encoding FAD/NAD(P)-binding oxidoreductase, which translates to MDSSKRKFLVLSGLTVASTLYGSNNKNTPKDPASPNVKAGTKSNKAPLPDTSKPRVLVLGGGWSGLSIAKTITTFAPDADVILVERRQEFISCPVSNLWLVDKVDLEYITHDYLQAARNYNYTFFNATAIGLDKKNRILKTSEGDIGFDYLVLSPGIDYDYSRWTTDTALITRLKQEYPAGFIPGSEHITLKNKIHNFKEGNFILTVPGGNYRCLPAPYERACLIADYFKQKKLKAKVIILDENNAITIKKKGFSSAFEELYRDYIEYIPNAALTSIDLDKKIVTTEMDEFEFADAAFYPRVRGAKIIETMGFAKDAKDMMEGNINPLTYEVEGEKNIFIAGDARPMGFSKSGNTSNTEGKYVGRLIAQRINKGKAPKWESPITLCFSAVSTKPENAIFIYTKYAFDKKDKSIKNAKFIDWKLFSFTETMSSENWKKDGSKDAASIYSWSSALYFDMFGPK; encoded by the coding sequence ATGGATTCTTCAAAAAGAAAGTTTTTAGTGCTCTCCGGCCTGACTGTTGCCTCTACATTATACGGAAGCAATAACAAAAATACCCCCAAAGACCCAGCATCACCAAATGTAAAGGCAGGAACAAAGAGTAATAAAGCTCCCCTGCCCGATACCTCGAAGCCCAGAGTGCTCGTACTGGGAGGCGGATGGTCGGGACTCTCTATTGCAAAGACCATCACCACCTTTGCACCTGATGCAGATGTCATTCTGGTCGAAAGACGCCAGGAGTTCATCTCCTGTCCGGTAAGCAATCTCTGGCTCGTTGACAAGGTCGATCTTGAGTACATCACGCATGACTATCTCCAGGCTGCACGAAACTACAACTATACGTTTTTTAATGCCACGGCAATAGGCTTGGACAAAAAGAACCGTATTCTCAAGACCTCCGAAGGCGATATCGGATTCGACTACCTTGTCCTCTCCCCAGGTATCGATTACGACTACTCGAGATGGACGACAGATACAGCACTGATCACCCGTTTGAAACAGGAGTATCCTGCAGGGTTCATTCCCGGTTCGGAACATATCACCCTGAAAAACAAAATACACAATTTCAAAGAGGGTAACTTTATTCTTACCGTACCAGGGGGGAACTACAGATGTCTGCCTGCACCGTATGAGAGAGCCTGTCTGATCGCCGACTATTTCAAACAGAAAAAACTCAAAGCGAAGGTTATTATCCTTGATGAGAACAATGCCATTACCATCAAGAAAAAAGGATTTTCCTCTGCCTTCGAGGAACTCTATAGAGACTACATAGAGTATATACCCAATGCCGCACTTACAAGTATTGACCTCGATAAAAAAATAGTAACTACCGAAATGGATGAATTCGAGTTTGCAGATGCTGCTTTTTATCCTCGGGTCAGAGGTGCAAAGATCATCGAAACCATGGGTTTTGCAAAAGATGCCAAAGATATGATGGAAGGGAACATCAACCCTCTTACATATGAGGTAGAAGGAGAGAAAAATATTTTCATTGCCGGCGATGCAAGACCTATGGGCTTCTCTAAATCCGGTAATACTTCCAATACAGAGGGAAAGTATGTCGGCAGGCTTATTGCGCAACGTATCAATAAAGGGAAAGCCCCCAAATGGGAATCTCCTATTACCCTCTGCTTTTCTGCTGTATCTACAAAACCGGAAAATGCTATATTTATCTATACAAAATACGCTTTTGATAAAAAAGACAAAAGTATAAAAAATGCAAAATTTATAGATTGGAAATTATTTAGTTTTACCGAAACGATGAGTAGCGAGAACTGGAAGAAAGACGGTAGCAAAGATGCAGCTTCTATCTATTCTTGGTCAAGTGCACTATACTTTGATATGTTTGGACCAAAATAG
- a CDS encoding thioredoxin family protein, producing MHRFSLIGSILLSLFLLTSALDAVELNWEHDYYNALATAKKEHKMVYLFVGADKCKHCDRFKKQTLSNKELIETMKKEYVLLYMSRDQHAIPDKFEKYGVPMHYFLTAEGKIIAVVQGSRELEGWYDVLDEVELRKEK from the coding sequence ATGCATAGATTTTCATTGATTGGCAGTATATTACTTTCACTGTTTCTACTCACCTCTGCCCTTGATGCCGTAGAACTTAACTGGGAACATGATTACTATAATGCTCTGGCAACAGCCAAAAAAGAGCATAAGATGGTCTACCTTTTTGTAGGTGCTGACAAATGCAAACATTGCGACAGGTTTAAAAAACAGACACTTTCAAACAAAGAGCTCATAGAGACCATGAAAAAAGAGTATGTACTGCTCTATATGTCAAGAGACCAGCATGCCATTCCTGACAAATTTGAAAAATATGGTGTACCTATGCACTATTTTTTAACTGCCGAAGGTAAAATTATTGCGGTAGTGCAAGGCAGCAGAGAACTTGAAGGCTGGTATGACGTGCTGGATGAAGTTGAATTAAGAAAAGAGAAATAA